The following are encoded together in the Clostridium sp. BJN0013 genome:
- the gltA gene encoding NADPH-dependent glutamate synthase — MAVDKKKRVPIKEQDPKVRATNFDEVCLGYTEEEAVKEASRCLNCKKPGCVTKCPVSITIPQFIEQIKNKDFEAAAKVIAKSSALPAVCGRVCPQESQCESKCVLGIKGEAVAIGKLERFVADWSRENNIDLSDRKPANGKKVAVIGSGPSGLTCAGDLAKLGYDVTIFEALHEAGGVLVYGIPEFRLPKDSVVKHEVENVKKLGVKIETDVIIGRTITIDELVENEGFDAVFIGSGAGLPMFMNIPGENFNGVFSANEFLTRSNLMKAFRGDYATPIKVGKKVAVIGGGNVAMDSARTALRLGAEVYIVYRRSAEEVPARAEEVHHAKEEGVQFHLLTNPVEILGDEKGWVKGMRCIKMELGEPDASGRRRPVPIKDSEFELDVDTVIMALGTSPNPLIASTTKGLEMNKRKCLVAEEETGLTTREGVYAGGDSVTGAATVILAMGAGKKAAKAIDEYLSKK, encoded by the coding sequence ATGGCTGTAGATAAAAAGAAAAGAGTACCAATAAAGGAACAGGATCCAAAAGTTAGGGCAACTAACTTTGACGAAGTATGTCTTGGGTATACTGAAGAGGAAGCAGTAAAAGAAGCATCTAGATGTTTAAATTGTAAGAAACCAGGATGTGTTACAAAATGTCCTGTTTCAATAACAATACCACAGTTTATTGAACAGATCAAAAATAAAGACTTTGAAGCAGCAGCCAAAGTTATAGCAAAATCCAGTGCACTTCCTGCAGTCTGTGGAAGGGTATGTCCACAGGAAAGTCAGTGTGAATCAAAATGTGTACTTGGAATAAAAGGAGAAGCTGTTGCTATAGGAAAACTTGAGAGATTTGTAGCTGACTGGTCTAGAGAAAATAATATAGATCTTTCAGACAGAAAGCCAGCAAATGGTAAAAAGGTAGCAGTTATAGGTAGTGGTCCTTCAGGACTTACCTGTGCAGGAGATTTAGCAAAGCTTGGATATGATGTTACCATATTTGAAGCACTTCATGAAGCAGGCGGAGTTTTAGTTTATGGAATTCCGGAATTCAGACTTCCAAAAGATAGTGTAGTAAAACATGAAGTAGAAAATGTAAAAAAATTAGGTGTTAAAATAGAAACAGATGTAATAATAGGAAGAACTATTACTATAGACGAGCTTGTAGAGAATGAAGGCTTTGATGCTGTATTTATAGGTTCTGGTGCAGGACTTCCAATGTTTATGAATATACCAGGGGAAAATTTTAATGGTGTATTTTCAGCTAATGAATTCTTAACTAGAAGTAATCTTATGAAAGCATTTAGAGGTGATTATGCTACACCAATAAAGGTTGGAAAGAAAGTTGCAGTAATTGGTGGAGGAAATGTTGCTATGGATTCAGCTAGAACTGCATTAAGACTAGGAGCAGAAGTATATATAGTATACAGAAGATCAGCAGAAGAAGTTCCAGCAAGGGCAGAAGAGGTTCATCATGCTAAAGAAGAAGGAGTTCAATTTCATCTTTTAACTAACCCTGTAGAAATATTAGGTGATGAAAAGGGTTGGGTTAAAGGTATGCGTTGTATAAAGATGGAACTTGGAGAACCAGATGCATCTGGAAGAAGAAGACCAGTTCCAATAAAGGATTCAGAATTTGAATTAGATGTAGATACAGTAATAATGGCACTTGGAACATCACCAAATCCACTTATAGCATCTACAACAAAAGGACTTGAAATGAATAAACGTAAATGTTTAGTAGCAGAAGAAGAAACTGGACTAACTACAAGAGAAGGAGTATATGCAGGAGGAGATTCCGTAACTGGAGCTGCTACTGTTATACTTGCTATGGGAGCAGGTAAAAAAGCTGCAAAAGCTATAGATGAATATTTAAGCAAGAAATAG
- a CDS encoding sulfide/dihydroorotate dehydrogenase-like FAD/NAD-binding protein, with the protein MYKIVDKQALAPNIFSMDIEAPRVAKSCLPGQFIIVITDDKGERVPLTICDYDAEKGTVKIVFQTMGVSTKQLAKYETGDYIRDFVGPLGKHSEFVDEDLEELKKKNIIFIAGGVGTAPVYPQVKWLSQHGVKADAIVGCKSKDHLLLEEEMKAVTDNLYIATDDGSYGYKGFVSDKLKELLDDKNGKKYDCAVAIGPMIMMKFLCKLTKEYGLRTIVSLNPIMVDGTGMCGACRVTVGGEVKFGCVDGPEFDGHLVDFDEAMRRQAMYKTEEGKKILQAEEGDTHHAKGCKCGGDK; encoded by the coding sequence ATGTATAAAATTGTAGACAAACAGGCTCTTGCACCTAACATATTCTCAATGGATATCGAGGCACCAAGAGTAGCTAAGTCCTGCCTTCCAGGACAATTCATCATAGTTATAACAGATGATAAGGGTGAAAGAGTACCTCTTACTATCTGTGACTATGATGCAGAAAAGGGAACAGTAAAAATAGTGTTTCAGACAATGGGTGTATCAACAAAACAATTGGCAAAATATGAAACAGGAGATTATATCAGAGATTTTGTAGGACCTTTAGGTAAGCATTCAGAATTTGTGGACGAGGATCTAGAAGAACTTAAGAAAAAAAATATTATATTTATAGCAGGAGGAGTGGGAACGGCTCCAGTTTATCCACAGGTAAAATGGTTGAGTCAACATGGAGTAAAGGCTGATGCTATAGTGGGATGTAAATCTAAAGATCATTTACTTTTAGAGGAGGAAATGAAAGCTGTAACAGATAATTTATATATAGCTACTGATGATGGAAGTTATGGATATAAAGGGTTTGTTTCAGATAAACTTAAAGAGCTTTTAGATGATAAGAATGGGAAAAAATATGATTGTGCAGTTGCTATAGGACCAATGATTATGATGAAGTTTTTATGCAAACTTACAAAAGAATATGGATTAAGGACTATAGTAAGCTTAAATCCAATAATGGTAGATGGAACAGGTATGTGTGGAGCTTGTAGGGTTACAGTAGGTGGGGAAGTTAAATTTGGATGTGTAGACGGACCAGAATTTGATGGACATTTAGTTGATTTTGATGAAGCTATGAGAAGGCAAGCTATGTACAAAACTGAAGAAGGAAAGAAAATTCTTCAAGCAGAAGAAGGAGACACCCATCATGCTAAAGGATGTAAGTGCGGAGGTGACAAGTAA